From the Camarhynchus parvulus chromosome 13, STF_HiC, whole genome shotgun sequence genome, one window contains:
- the HNRNPA0 gene encoding heterogeneous nuclear ribonucleoprotein A0, with product MENSQLCKLFIGGLNVQTTEAGLREHFAAYGTLTDCVVVLNPQTKRSRCFGFVTYSAVEEADAAMAASPHAVDGNAVELKRAVSREDSAKPGAHAKVKKLFVGGLKGDVGEGDLVQHFSQFGPVEKAEIIADKQSGKKRGFGFVYFQNHDAADKAAVVKFHPIQGHRVEVKKAVPKEDIQAGGGGGGSSRPSRGGRGGRGRGGGGSGNRDHNGLSKGGGGYNSYGGYGGGGGGGYGSYGSGSYGGGGGGGGGDYGNGYGGFGSYSQHQSSYGPMKSGGGGGGGGGNWGGRSNSGPYRGGYGGGGYGGGSF from the coding sequence ATGGAGAACTCGCAGCTGTGCAAGCTGTTCATCGGCGGGCTGAACGTGCAGACCACGGAGGCCGGGCTGCGGGAGCACTTCGCAGCCTACGGCACCCTCACCGACTGCGTGGTCGTGCTCAACCCGCAGACCAAGCGCTCCCGATGCTTCGGCTTCGTCACCTACTCGGCAGTGGAGGAGGCGGACGCCGCCATGGCCGCGTCCCCCCACGCGGTGGACGGGAACGCGGTGGAGCTGAAGCGGGCCGTGTCCCGGGAGGACTCGGCCAAGCCCGGCGCTCACGCCAAGGTGAAGAAGCTCTTCGTGGGCGGCCTCAAAGGGGACGTGGGCGAAGGGGACCTGGTGCAACACTTCAGCCAGTTCGGCCCCGTGGAGAAGGCCGAGATCATCGCCGACAAACAGAGCGGGAAAAAGCGCGGCTTCGGTTTCGTCTACTTCCAGAACCACGACGCCGCCGATAAGGCGGCCGTGGTCAAGTTCCATCCGATCCAGGGCCACCGAGTGGAGGTCAAGAAGGCCGTGCCCAAGGAGGACATCCAGGCgggcgggggaggcggcggctCGTCCAGGCCCTCCcggggaggcagaggaggaaggggtCGGGGTGGCGGCGGCTCCGGCAACCGGGATCACAACGGGCTTTCCAAAGGAGGCGGCGGCTACAACAGCTACGGCGGCTACGGCgggggaggaggcggcgggTACGGCTCCTATGGCAGCGGTTCCTAcggaggcggcggcggagggGGAGGCGGAGACTACGGCAACGGGTACGGCGGGTTCGGCAGCTACAGCCAGCACCAGTCCTCCTACGGCCCCATGAAGAGCGGcggaggaggtggaggaggggGCGGCAACTGGGGGGGCCGCAGTAACAGTGGACCGTACAGAGGAGGCTATGGTGGGGGGGGCTACGGGGGCGGCTCTTTCTGA